The Manihot esculenta cultivar AM560-2 chromosome 11, M.esculenta_v8, whole genome shotgun sequence genome includes a region encoding these proteins:
- the LOC110626294 gene encoding probable methyltransferase PMT19, which produces MLSLCCEKKNRTMGNPNFLKNPLVKFLLAIVLFSLSYILGIHTNTLSSTSPAPSLLQNQQLSLSCLQQNSSLPDLDFGPHHRLSLPQEPFKDLPFFNFCSQNFTHYCPCHDPNREMLFSTERFFHRERHCQEPDKKLRCLIPKPIGYKKPFPWPKSRDYAWFKNVPFKKLTEFKKSQNWVRLEGDLLIFPGGGTSFTQGVRGYVEEIAGIVPLKSGSIRTVLDVGCGVASFGAFLMDYNILTMSIAPVDKHEAQVQFALERGLPAMLGILSTHRLPFPSRSFDMAHCSRCLVQWTNYGGLYLIEIDRVLRPGGYWVFSGPPISWKVRFKNWETQAQDMEKEQNKLEDLARRLCWKKVAERGHIAVWRKPTNHLHCIKKSKTWESPPFCINSDPDAGWYMKMETCITPLPNVTDIHDFSGGALLKWPKRLSAVPPRIRSEGISVRAYDKDNQLWKRRVEYYGKILESLSKGRYRNIMDMNAGIGGFAAALIQYPVWVMNVIPFDAKKNNLSIVYERGLIGTYMNWCEVFDTYPRTYDLIHAYGVFSMYMNKCNILDILVEMHRILRPEGAVIIRDDVDIIVKLQGIANRMRWESKFLHSENGPFHPEKILLIDNSKQILHPTIL; this is translated from the exons aTGCTAAGTCTTTGCTGTGAAAAGAAGAATAGGACAATGGGAAACccaaattttctcaagaatcCTCTGGTGAAATTTCTCCTGGCCATTGTTCTATTTTCTCTTTCCTACATTCTTGGAATCCATACTAACACATTGAGCTCTACTTCTCCTGCACCTTCTCTACTCCAAAACCAGCAACTTTCACTCAGTTGTCTTCAGCAAAACTCCTCGTTGCCTGATCTTGACTTTGGACCACATCACAGGCTCTCTCTCCCTCAAGAACCCTTCAAAGATCTTCCATTCTTCAATTTTTGCTCTCAAAACTTCACTCATTACTGCCCTTGTCATGACCCAAATAGGGAAATGCTTTTCTCAACTGAAAGATTCTTCCATCGAGAGAGGCATTGCCAAGAACCTGATAAGAAACTACGGTGTTTGATTCCAAAGCCCATTGGGTACAAGAAACCGTTTCCTTGGCCAAAAAGCAGGGACTATGCTTGGTTCAAGAATGTGCCATTCAAGAAGCTGACTGAATTCAAGAAATCTCAGAATTGGGTTAGATTGGAAGGTGATTTGCTGATTTTTCCAGGTGGTGGGACTTCATTTACTCAGGGAGTGAGGGGTTATGTTGAGGAGATTGCAGGTATAGTGCCTTTGAAATCTGGGAGTATAAGGACTGTTCTTGATGTTGGATGCGGG GTAGCAAGCTTTGGAGCATTTCTGATGGACTATAACATATTGACAATGTCAATTGCACCAGTAGATAAACATGAGGCTCAAGTACAGTTTGCATTGGAAAGAGGGCTTCCAGCTATGCTTGGTATACTTAGCACCCATCGGCTACCATTCCCTTCAAGATCATTTGATATGGCTCACTGTTCAAGATGCCTAGTGCAATGGACTAATTATG GTGGACTTTATCTGATAGAGATTGACCGAGTGCTGCGACCTGGTGGCTATTGGGTATTTTCTGGACCGCCTATAAGTTGGAAGGTTAGATTTAAGAATTGGGAGACTCAAGCTCAGGACATGGAAAAAGAGCAAAACAAATTGGAAGATCTTGCCAGGCGACTGTGCTGGAAGAAAGTTGCAGAGAGGGGGCATATTGCTGTCTGGAGAAAACCCACTAATCATTTACACTGCATAAAAAAGTCAAAGACTTGGGAATCTCCTCCTTTTTGCATTAACAGTGATCCTGATGCTGGTTG GTACATGAAGATGGAAACGTGCATTACTCCTCTTCCAAATGTAACAGATATCCATGATTTTTCTGGAGGTGCTCTTTTAAAATGGCCAAAAAGGTTGAGTGCTGTTCCTCCTAGGATAAGAAGTGAAGGAATTTCAGTCAGGGCCTACGATAAGGATAATCAGTTATGGAAAAGAAGAGTTGAATATTATGGGAAAATACTCGAATCTCTCTCCAAAGGTAGGTATAGAAATATAATGGATATGAATGCTGGCATTGGTGGTTTTGCTGCAGCACTGATACAATATCCAGTATGGGTAATGAACGTCATACCTTTTGATGCAAAGAAGAACAATCTTAGCATCGTGTACGAGCGTGGCCTTATTGGAACTTACATGAACTG GTGTGAAGTGTTTGATACATACCCGAGGACATATGATTTGATACATGCCTATGGTGTATTCAGCATGTACATGAACAA GTGCAACATTCTTGATATCCTTGTTGAAATGCACCGGATTCTTCGACCAGAAGGAGCTGTTATAATAAGAGATGATGTTGATATCATTGTGAAGCTGCAAGGCATTGCAAATAGGATGAGATGGGAAAGCAAGTTTTTACATAGTGAGAATGGACCTTTTCATCCAGAGAAAATACTATTGATTGACAATTCTAAGCAGATATTGCATCCTACCATTCTGTGA